In Thermoanaerobaculia bacterium, the sequence CTACTTCGAATACAGCTCGACGATCAGCTGCTCCTGGATCGGCAGTTTGATGTCCTCGCGGCGGGGCAGGTTCGCGACCTGTCCCTTGAAGTTGTCGGGGTCGAGCTCGAGCCACGCGGGGACCCCGCGCGCCTTCGCCGTCTCGACCGAAGATTTGATGAGCTCGTTGGCGCGGCTCTTGTCCTTGACCGCGATCGACTGCCCCTTCTGAACCAGGAAGGAGGGGATGTTGACCTTGCGGCCGTTGACGGTGATGTGGCCGTGGCGAATGAGCTGCCGCGCCTGGGCGCGGGACGCCGCGAATCCGAGCGAAAACACCACGTTGTCCAGCCGGCGCTCGAGCTGCTGCAGGAGGTTCTCGCCGGTGATCCCCTTCATGGAGTTCGCGCGCTTGAACGCGAGCTGGAACTGGGACTCGAGCAAGCCATAGATCCGCTTGACCTTCTGCTTCTCGCGGAGCTGGATGCCGTACCCGAGGAGCTTGCTGCGGCGCTTCCCGTGCTGGCCGGGAGGGAAGTTGCGGCGCTCGACCGCGCACTTGTCCTTGAAGCACCGGTCGCCCTTGAGGAAGAGCTTCATCCCTTCCCGCCGGCACAGCCGGCAGACCGATTCACGATATCGAGCCAATGGAAAACCTCCGTTGCGGACCGCCGCGTTTCTTTTGCGTCCTTCCTCCCGATCGGCGGTCCCGGATCGGTTTACGGACGAGCCGCCGGTTCAGACCCGGCGGCGTTTTCGGGGACGGCAGCCGTTGTGCGGGATCGGCGTGACGTCCTTGATCGATTTGATGTCGATCCCGCTCGCCTGGATCGCGCGAATCGCCGATTCGCGTCCCGCGCCGGGACCCGTGACCCGCACGTCGACCGTGCGAACGCCGTGCTCGCGGGCGATCGTCGCGGCGTTGGTCGCGGCGAGCTGCGCCGCGAACGGCGTTCCCTTGCGCGACCCCTTGAAGCCGATCCGGCCGGCGGACGACCAGGAGAGCACTCCGCCCTCGTGGTCGGCGATCGTGATGATCGTGTTGTTGAAGGAGGCCTGCACGAGCACCGTGCCGTGCGGGACGTTCTTCTTCTCTTTCTTTCCGCCTTTGAACTTCTTGCCGGCGGGTTTCTTCGCGGTGGTCGTTTCGGCCATGGCCCTTCCTTACTTCTTCGTCGCTTTTTTCTTGCCGGCGATCGTCTGCTTGCGCGGTCCCTTGCGGGTCCGGGCGTTCGTGTGCGTCCGCTGGCCGCGGACCGGCAGGTTGCGGCGGTGCCGCATCCCGCGATAGGAGCCGATGTCCATGAGACGCTTGATGTCCATCGAGGTCTCCTTCCGGAGGTCGCCCTCGACCTTGTGCCCGTCCTGGATCGACTTCCGGATGCGCGAGACTTCCTCTTCCGAGAGGTCCTTGACGCGCGTGTTCGGATTGACGTCGGCCTCCCCCAGAATGGAGTTCGACTTCGAACGGCCGATCCCGTAGATGTAGGTCAGCCCGATTTCCACCCGCTTGTTCAGCGGCAGATCGATTCCCGCGATTCGTGCCATCTCAGCCCTGCCTCTGTTTGTGCTTGGGGTTTTCGCAGATCACCCGCAGCACGCCGCGGCGGCGGATCATCTTGCATTTCGTGCAAATCTTCTTGACGGACGCCCGAACTTTCATCGTCTTCTCACTTGTAGCGGTAGATGATCCGCCCCCGGGTCAGATCGTAGGGGGAGAGCTCCACCAGAACCTTGTCTCCCGGCAGGATCCGGATGAAGTTCTTCCGCATCTTGCCGGAGATGTGCGCGAGGACCTGGTGCTGGTTCTCCAGCTCCACCCGGAACATCGCGTTGGGCAGCGGCTCGAGCACCGTTGCCATGACCTCGATCGCCTCTTCCTTCGTCACGCCGACACCGCCGACGCGAGTCGCTCGAGCTGGCCCATTCCCAGCACGACGGGGCCCCGATCGCGAATCGCGATCGTGTCCTCGAAGTGCGCCGACCATTTGCCATCCTGGGTCTTGACGGTCCACCCGTCCCGCTGGATCGACACGCGGGACGTCCCGAGGTTCAACATCGGCTCGATCGCAATGACCATTCCTTCCTTCAGCACCGGTCCCCGCCCGCCGGGGCCGTAATTGGGCACCTGCGGCTCCTCGTGGAGCGCGGTCCCCACGCCGTGGCCGACGAACTCCCGAACGATGCCATAACCGCGGGGAGCCGCAAATTCTTCCACCGCCGCGCCGATGTCGGAGATCCGCCGGCCAGGACGCGCGGCCTCGATCGCCCGCGCGAGGGCCTCCCGGGTGTCCGCCAGCAGCCGGGCGGCTTCCGGGCGCACCTTTCCGACCGGGAAGGAGCGCGCGGCGTCGCCGAAATACCCTTCGACCACCGCGCCGCAGTCGATCCCCACGATGTCCCCCGCGACGAGCTTGCGCTTGCCCGGGATCCCGTGGACGACCTCGTCGTTGACCGAGACGCAGAGGGTCTTCGGGTATCCGCGGTATCCGACGAAAGCCGGCCGCGCACCGGCGTCGCGGATCACCTTCTCGGCGATGCGGTCGAGCTCGTCGGTCGTGACTCCCGGGGCGATCGCCTTCGCGGCCGCGTCGATCGCCTCGTGGACGATCGCGCAGGCGCGATCCATGCGCTTGAGCTCGTCGAAGCCGCGCAGGGTGATCACGAACGGACCTCCGCGGGGCGGGCGCCGCCCGGGCGGGCCGCCAGGGCGTCCTCGATCCTCCGCGAGACCTCGCCGATCTCCCCCAGGCCGTCGACGGTCACGAGCCGTCCCTTCTTCTCGAACCAGGAAACGAGCGGAGCCGTCTTCTCCCGATACACGCGCAGGCGCTCCCGGATCGTCTCGGGATTGTCGTCGGCGCGCCCCTCGTTCTTCGCCCGCCCCGCCATGCGCTCGACGAGCTTCCCCTCGTCGACGTCGAGGTTGACGACGGCGTCGACCGAGAGCCCGCGCTCGGCGAGCATACGGTCGAGCGCCTCGGCCTGGCCGCTCGTCCGCGGGAAGCCGTCGAGGAAGAACCCGTGGACGCAGTCCGGCCGGGCGATCCGTTCCCGGATGAGGTCGACGATCACGGCGTCGGGAAGGAGCTCGCC encodes:
- the rpsD gene encoding 30S ribosomal protein S4, producing MARYRESVCRLCRREGMKLFLKGDRCFKDKCAVERRNFPPGQHGKRRSKLLGYGIQLREKQKVKRIYGLLESQFQLAFKRANSMKGITGENLLQQLERRLDNVVFSLGFAASRAQARQLIRHGHITVNGRKVNIPSFLVQKGQSIAVKDKSRANELIKSSVETAKARGVPAWLELDPDNFKGQVANLPRREDIKLPIQEQLIVELYSK
- the rpsK gene encoding 30S ribosomal protein S11; the protein is MAETTTAKKPAGKKFKGGKKEKKNVPHGTVLVQASFNNTIITIADHEGGVLSWSSAGRIGFKGSRKGTPFAAQLAATNAATIAREHGVRTVDVRVTGPGAGRESAIRAIQASGIDIKSIKDVTPIPHNGCRPRKRRRV
- the rpsM gene encoding 30S ribosomal protein S13 gives rise to the protein MARIAGIDLPLNKRVEIGLTYIYGIGRSKSNSILGEADVNPNTRVKDLSEEEVSRIRKSIQDGHKVEGDLRKETSMDIKRLMDIGSYRGMRHRRNLPVRGQRTHTNARTRKGPRKQTIAGKKKATKK
- the rpmJ gene encoding 50S ribosomal protein L36 produces the protein MKVRASVKKICTKCKMIRRRGVLRVICENPKHKQRQG
- the infA gene encoding translation initiation factor IF-1, whose protein sequence is MTKEEAIEVMATVLEPLPNAMFRVELENQHQVLAHISGKMRKNFIRILPGDKVLVELSPYDLTRGRIIYRYK
- the map gene encoding type I methionyl aminopeptidase, yielding MITLRGFDELKRMDRACAIVHEAIDAAAKAIAPGVTTDELDRIAEKVIRDAGARPAFVGYRGYPKTLCVSVNDEVVHGIPGKRKLVAGDIVGIDCGAVVEGYFGDAARSFPVGKVRPEAARLLADTREALARAIEAARPGRRISDIGAAVEEFAAPRGYGIVREFVGHGVGTALHEEPQVPNYGPGGRGPVLKEGMVIAIEPMLNLGTSRVSIQRDGWTVKTQDGKWSAHFEDTIAIRDRGPVVLGMGQLERLASAVSA
- a CDS encoding adenylate kinase, giving the protein MIAIFLGPPGAGKGTQSSRLAARQGVPQISTGDMLRQAAAEGTPLGLKAKKIMEAGELLPDAVIVDLIRERIARPDCVHGFFLDGFPRTSGQAEALDRMLAERGLSVDAVVNLDVDEGKLVERMAGRAKNEGRADDNPETIRERLRVYREKTAPLVSWFEKKGRLVTVDGLGEIGEVSRRIEDALAARPGGARPAEVRS